One window of the Rosa rugosa chromosome 3, drRosRugo1.1, whole genome shotgun sequence genome contains the following:
- the LOC133739175 gene encoding piriformospora indica-insensitive protein 2, whose amino-acid sequence MTQPLHSSHLHVHLLLLFQNREKQTSMAQLHQISTFTLLFLTTLLSSFVISHSQPLLSPVEQASVYRVLDSLNPDVPWRTLFPDDLCSYGPHGVVCDFFANDTDPSVVTVHVSELSFGYVSDYTPNPPCSSTAVLSPLLFSAFPYLRKLFFYRCFNETTVVSVPGIPASFGSGLEELVFIDNPSLVSPLSGILRNFTSLRRAVLTGNGFYGNVPDSVADMVNLEELTLSGNQLGGEIPVSFEKLKKLKVLDLGGNSFAGKVPESVGSLSELLKLDLSSNGFSGEIRESLKNLRRLELLDLSYNRFNNSGVPLFLSEMTQLRTVSLSGNMLGGQIPEIWSKLGGILGIGLSGMGLVGKIPASMGVYLRNVSYLGLDNNKLEGTVPQEFGLLESVNEINLENNSLSGRVSFSSAKFGHKMKLYGNPQLCVDDKGLRFAKGLGFEELKVCSKQQKPNSAHFTMDSSSSSAVQVVVPSMVMVCGFLGMIVLMLN is encoded by the coding sequence ATGACCCAACCACTCCACAGTTCTCACCTCCACGTACACTTGCTCTTGCTCTTTCAGAACAGAGAGAAACAGACCTCAATGGCTCAGCTCCACCAAATTTCCACATTCaccctcctcttcctcaccacCCTCCTGTCCTCTTTCGTCATTTCCCACTCCCAGCCCCTCCTCAGCCCCGTCGAGCAGGCCTCCGTCTACCGCGTCCTCGACTCCCTCAACCCCGACGTCCCCTGGCGCACCCTCTTCCCCGACGACCTCTGCTCCTACGGCCCCCACGGCGTCGTCTGCGACTTCTTCGCCAACGACACTGATCCCAGCGTCGTAACCGTCCACGTCTCCGAGCTCAGCTTCGGCTACGTCTCCGACTACACCCCCAACCCGCCGTGCTCCTCCACCGCCGTTCTCAGCCCGCTCCTCTTCTCCGCCTTCCCTTACCTCCGCAAGCTCTTCTTCTACCGCTGCTTCAACGAAACGACAGTCGTTTCGGTCCCTGGCATTCCGGCGAGTTTCGGGTCGGGTCTGGAGGAGCTCGTCTTTATAGACAACCCCTCTCTTGTTTCCCCGCTCAGTGGCATTCTCCGTAATTTCACCAGCTTAAGAAGGGCAGTTCTGACCGGGAACGGGTTTTACGGCAACGTACCGGATTCCGTTGCCGACATGGTCAACCTGGAAGAGCTGACTCTCTCCGGAAACCAACTCGGTGGAGAGATTCCGGTGAGTTTTGAAAAACTGAAGAAGCTGAAGGTTCTCGACCTGGGCGGGAACTCCTTCGCCGGAAAAGTGCCGGAATCGGTGGGGAGCCTGTCGGAGCTGTTGAAGCTTGACCTGAGCTCCAATGGGTTTTCCGGCGAAATCCGGGAGAGCCTCAAAAACTTGCGGAGGCTGGAGCTGTTAGACCTGAGCTACAACCGGTTCAACAACTCCGGCGTGCCTCTGTTCTTGTCGGAGATGACACAGCTGAGAACGGTGTCTCTGAGTGGGAATATGCTGGGAGGGCAGATTCCGGAGATATGGAGCAAGCTCGGGGGCATTTTGGGAATTGGGCTTTCTGGGATGGGACTGGTTGGGAAAATCCCAGCTTCAATGGGGGTGTATTTGAGAAATGTGAGCTACCTTGGGCTTGACAATAACAAACTGGAAGGGACAGTGCCTCAGGAGTTTGGTCTTTTGGAATCTGTGAATGAGATTAATTTGGAGAACAATAGCTTAAGTGGAAGGGTCTCATTTTCTTCAGCTAAATTTGGGCACAAGATGAAGTTGTATGGGAACCCACAGCTCTGTGTTGATGATAAGGGTTTAAGGTTTGCaaagggtttagggtttgaggAGTTGAAGGTGTGCAGCAAACAGCAGAAACCCAATTCTGCCCATTTCACAatggattcttcttcttcttcagcagtGCAGGTTGTTGTTCCATCCATGGTTATGGTTTGTGGGTTTTTGGGTATGATTGTGCTTATGCTTAATTAG
- the LOC133739777 gene encoding CRIB domain-containing protein RIC6-like isoform X2, whose amino-acid sequence MSNKENSSKMKGLLKGLRYISQIFDDDKEQEIQIGFPTDVKHVAHIGWDGPSTMNEFQSPPGFASAPLSQNGEMTDKNMVKCVSEDSSRRSSRSSMSPTHDPELPKSSRRQSLRGHEGGGGGTESPREKSDKPRQTRRPSRRDSSEGNRGGRQEATDTSSESSLPDIPKKSRRKKSKESAIGGSKKKKDPGTPSTAKSNSIELSQNSFQEGEDKGFT is encoded by the exons ATGTCGAATAAAGAAAATAGCAGTAAGATGAAGGGCCTCTTAAAAGGCCTGAGATACATTTCTCAAATATTTG ATGATGACAAAGAACAAGAAATTCAGATTGGGTTTCCTACAGATGTAAAGCATGTGGCTCATATAGGCTGGGATGGTCCATCAACG ATGAATGAGTTTCAATCTCCACCAGGATTTGCATCAGCACCTTTAAGTCAGAATGGAGAGATGACCGACAAAAATATGGTCAAATGCGTCTCTGAAG ATTCAAGCCGGAGAAGTTCAAGGAGTTCAATGTCTCCGACACATGACCCTGAATTGCCCAAGTCATCGAGAAGGCAATCATTACGGGGGCATgaaggaggtggtggtggaacTGAATCCCCAAGGGAAAAATCAGATAAACCAAGGCAAACAAGAAGGCCTTCCAGGAGGGACTCATCGGAGGGTAATAGAGGCGGCCGTCAGGAAGCCACAGATACAAGTAGCGAATCCTCCCTACCGGATATCCCCAAGAAATCACGGCGGAAGAAATCAAAAGAATCGGCGATTGGggggtccaaaaaaaaaaaagatcctgGCACCCCATCTACAGCAAAGTCCAATAGCATTGAGCTATCTCAGAATTCTTTTCAAGAGGGGGAAGACAAGGGGTTTACATGA
- the LOC133739777 gene encoding CRIB domain-containing protein RIC6-like isoform X1, with amino-acid sequence MSNKENSSKMKGLLKGLRYISQIFDDDKEQEIQIGFPTDVKHVAHIGWDGPSTASSSPSWMNEFQSPPGFASAPLSQNGEMTDKNMVKCVSEDSSRRSSRSSMSPTHDPELPKSSRRQSLRGHEGGGGGTESPREKSDKPRQTRRPSRRDSSEGNRGGRQEATDTSSESSLPDIPKKSRRKKSKESAIGGSKKKKDPGTPSTAKSNSIELSQNSFQEGEDKGFT; translated from the exons ATGTCGAATAAAGAAAATAGCAGTAAGATGAAGGGCCTCTTAAAAGGCCTGAGATACATTTCTCAAATATTTG ATGATGACAAAGAACAAGAAATTCAGATTGGGTTTCCTACAGATGTAAAGCATGTGGCTCATATAGGCTGGGATGGTCCATCAACGGCAAGTAGTTCTCCAAGCTGG ATGAATGAGTTTCAATCTCCACCAGGATTTGCATCAGCACCTTTAAGTCAGAATGGAGAGATGACCGACAAAAATATGGTCAAATGCGTCTCTGAAG ATTCAAGCCGGAGAAGTTCAAGGAGTTCAATGTCTCCGACACATGACCCTGAATTGCCCAAGTCATCGAGAAGGCAATCATTACGGGGGCATgaaggaggtggtggtggaacTGAATCCCCAAGGGAAAAATCAGATAAACCAAGGCAAACAAGAAGGCCTTCCAGGAGGGACTCATCGGAGGGTAATAGAGGCGGCCGTCAGGAAGCCACAGATACAAGTAGCGAATCCTCCCTACCGGATATCCCCAAGAAATCACGGCGGAAGAAATCAAAAGAATCGGCGATTGGggggtccaaaaaaaaaaaagatcctgGCACCCCATCTACAGCAAAGTCCAATAGCATTGAGCTATCTCAGAATTCTTTTCAAGAGGGGGAAGACAAGGGGTTTACATGA